In Rattus norvegicus strain BN/NHsdMcwi chromosome 1, GRCr8, whole genome shotgun sequence, a genomic segment contains:
- the LOC108349071 gene encoding small ribosomal subunit protein eS27-like, whose translation MCFTKDLLHTSPEEERWKHKKNHLVQSPNSYLVNMKCPGYYKITTVFSHTQMVVLGVGCSSVLCQPPAGKARQTEECLFRKKQH comes from the coding sequence ATGTGTTTCACAAAGGATCTCCTTCATACCTCTCCAGAAGAGGAGAGgtggaaacacaagaaaaatcaCCTGGTACAGAGCCCCAATTCCTACCTTGTGAATATGAAATGCCCAGGATACTATAAAATCACCACAGTCTTTAGCCATACACAAATGGTAGTCTTGGGTGTTGGGTGTTCCTCTGTACTCTGTCAGCCTCCAGCTGGAAAAGCAAGGCAGACAGAAGAATGCCTCTTCAGGAAAAAGCAGCATTGA